The region TTCGGCGATGTATTTTATGAGGGTTACAACACTACCTATCCGCTTCAGCCGGGATGGGAGCAAAGGGTAAAGCTCTGGAACTTATATCCGCTGCTGGTTCATGTTAATTTATTTGGCGGCACTTACGTGCATCAACTGCAAGCCACCTTGCGAGCAGCACTTGTTATTTAAAAGGCTGTACAAAAACCGGGGTTTCAGATGCCTGTATCGTTACTTTGCCGTTGTTAACTTTTAGCTGTGTGGATTTCATAGTGTCAGAACCCGGGATAAGGTTATACAGTGTTGCAGATTTGACGCCTTCTCCAAGCGTAAGCGTATAGGGCGTCGTTCTTCCTTTTTGATCGGGCACAGTTAATACATACATCGCCTGTTTACCTTTTTGGTACTTGTCTACTAACGGATCACTGTTTAGTGTACTTACATAAGAGTAATCGCCCATTAATTTGCTAGTTTGTAGAATATAATCAGCAGCAGGACGCCGCTTTGTTCCTTCAGCAAGTCCGGATGTTGAGTATTGTTGTGCTTTGTTTGGATAAGCGTCAAACAACTGATAAAAGAACAAACGGTTAAAACCCATTCGCGCATACAATAGTGAAGTACGCAAGATCCAATCAGCTTGTGTAATCAGCGGTGTTTTGGTGCCAATTGGCGGTGCCTTTTGGTAGCTGCCTTGGTTTATGTCATAACCAGCCTCTGTTAACCATACAGGAGGATGGTTGGGCAGGCTGTTAGCATAATCTATAAAGGACTTGGCAATTTCTGGCGCTTCGGAAAGTTCCGGTGCTACACCAGTTGTTGCTTTACGGTGCGTAAGCACGCTGCCGTCATTAGAATATAGATGATAATTGATCACATCAAAGCACAGGTTTATGGTGCCGTCGGCATTATAACCCCGATTTGCCTTGCACCAGTCCACCATACGTTTTACATAATTAACATCGGCAGTAGCTAGTCCGCCCATAACCACCTGCATTCCTGGGTCTGCCGTTTTTACACCGGCATTTGGGCCGAGGGTATGCTTATGGCCGTCGTAAAATGCCGAAAGATTAGCAGCGTATTCTTCGGGAGTTTGAGTTGCCTTGCTGCCTTTCCACCAGCGGTCGTTCTCGTTTCCGCATTCAATGTATTTAATCAAACCCATGCCAATTTTTACTTCATTGACCCGATCGTTCTTCCATCGTGGTCTTGCGTCTACTTTTACCAGCATAGGATTGATCTTGGTGTTATAACCGTAACGCGCAGCAAATTGGAAGGCTGTGTGTGCCTGTACAACATACGATTTTGGTGAACTCCGGTCAGCGTTATAGTAAGCAGGTACGTTCTCGTCGTTACGTTGGTCGGCAGGGTAGGAGTTCATCATCCAAACCGGAAGGTTTTTTATATCCGCAAGCACCAGAATGCTATCCTGCTTACAGCGGGTATAAATAAGATCATAGTTCCAGTTGCCATTATTTGTAGGGTTATAGGTGTAATTGCCTTCGGTACTCTCCAGTTTATTCCAGTTTAGATAATGTCTAACCGCGCTAAACGACTTAATGAGCGCCATGTTATCTTCGTAAATGCCATTGCGGTTGTTTGGTGCGGCCGGGTTCTCTAAGAAATTCCATTCATAACTGTTGATGCCAAACATATTTTTTAGGGGAACGGCCGCATGAATGTGCCTTTGACGAGTGCTGCTATCGGCAGCAGCATCCATGGTGGATTTAACCTGGCTGGTGTGGCACTGGGCAAGGTTCATCACCACGGCAGCTAATGTTATAGCAGGACTTTTAAACAGGCTTAAACTCATTTGAGCGGAGTGGATGATATTACCGGCAGCAAGTTGCAGGCATAATATGTTATACGCAGTAAAAAGGTAAGAGTTGTACATTTAATAGCAAGGGTATATACAATAACGTTTTTCTCTTGAAGTTGGTTGTAAAAAAAAGCCGCCTTGTGTGTACTTACAAGACGGCTGCAAATGCTGTTTATTATCTTTAATCTAAACCACCGCGGCGGGTTGCCTTGGTTTGTGACGGCCACTTACTTTGCTCGCCGGTGCGAGGGTTAATTGGCATAACGGCTTTGTCGCGTGATGTTTTGTTGGGGTCCTCACATGCCTGGTAAACCAAAATTGCTGTTAAGATGGCATTGTTCTTAATATCATCGAAAACAAGTTTGTCGTAAGTGTCGCGATTGGTGTGCCAGGTGTAGTTGCCGTATGACCAGCCAAGCGAACTTAACGAAAAGCCAGGTGCTCCTACGGCTACAAAAGACGCGAAGTCTGAACCACCGGCACCCGGGCTGCCAGGAAAGGTAGTAGTAATACCTTCACGAATGTTAGCCGGTACTTTTGTTAACCAACGACTAATGTAATCATAGCTATTAAGAAAGCCTTGGCCGCCAATGTTTACTACACGCCCTGTGCCATTATCCTGGTTAAACAGTGCCTGCAGATTTGCCACAATTTCGGGGTGATCCTCAACAAACGCGCGCGAACCGTTAAGGCCCTGTTCTTCACTGCTCCAGTGGCCTACCAGGATGGTGCGTTTTGGATTGGGATATACTTTTTTGAGGATGCGCATGGCTTCCATCATGGTTAAAGTACCTGTACCGTTATCTGTAGCGCCTTGTCCGCCATCCCACGAGTCGAAGTGAGCAGAAAGCATTACGTATTCGTTTGGCTTTTCTGTGCCTTTAATTTCACCTATAATATTAAACGTTGGTACAGCACCAAGTTCCGTTGATTCTGCCTGGATTTTAATCATCGGCTTTTCGCCACCGTCAGCCAGGCGGTATAGTATTCCGTAGTCTTCCAGGGCAATGTCAACCGTCGGGATCTTTTTTGTATAAGCACTGAATATTTTATCTACACCAAAGCCGGCAGACCAGTTGTTGGTGACAATACCGGCTGCACCTGCTTTCTCCAATGCGGGAGGGAGCGTACGCGATGTTAGCCCTGTATTTGCTATGCGTTTGCGCCAGGCATCAATTTGTGCCGCACGATCAGTCTTCATTTTTTCAAATGACTCCTTAGTTCCAAACTCAGTCCAGTTATAATCCGGCCGCCCTGTTGGCTGCAGCATAGATATCATCACGAACTTGCCTTTAACCGCAGGAAGCCATTTTTGGAATGCTACTGAATCTGCAAATTCCGGCAGGATAATGCATTCCGCAGTAACAGGTTTTTTCATATTAGGGCTCCACGCCAGCTGCGTACCTTCCAACGATCGTACCCGGGGTGATACCATATCTATATGTGATATGCCGCGCTCCCAGCCGCGCCATTCACCCCATTTTTCCTGACGTGCAGTAATACCAAACTCTTTGTATTTGGCAAGAGCCCACTCTCCGGCTTTAGCCATGCCGGGGCTGCCTACCAGCCTTGATCCTATACCATCCAGCAGCTGGTGTGCCAAAGGCTGCAGTTGCGAGTTGTCGGTTTCTTCTTTAACAATGGCATCAACTACAGGGTCTTTAGTTTGCGCAAGAGACGTTCCTGCAGACAAAAGAGCCGGTACCACTAATAATGTTGTGATGCAGCCGCGGGTAAGGCGGCCAAGGGTGTTGGTAGTTTTCATGTAGCTAATGTAAGTAAAGTAACAGCTGTATTGGAGGCACAGAAACAAAGATTTTACACGAGATCTTAAATTCAGTAGTGTATAAAGCTGCTCACAATTAAGTTTAAATGCATTTTTTAAAACCAAAAATGCTCGCGGGACTTTGATATATAAACATTTACCCCATCAATTTTAATTATGGCACAACTGGATGTACAACCGAAGCAAAGAAGCCCTATATGGATATGGATAGTGCTGGCTGTAGTATTATTGGGTGTAATATTTTTACTGGCCCGTGGTTGTAACAAAAGCTACCAGCCCACTGCACTTAAAACCACTGATGTAGATTCTGTTGGAAAAAATAGCACCAATAATGTTGATTCCGCAAAAACTGTGGCAACTTCGCAGCCTGACTGGGAATCTGTTGATTTTGATCTTGCCCGATCCAGCTATAATGAAGTTACTGATACAGCGATTGCGGTTAGAGGCAACACCAAATATACCATTTACGGGTTAGGTGAAAATGTACTTTTTGCCCCCAATGACAGCAAGTTACAAGGCAGTGCAGATGGACGATTACAAATGATAATTAATTCGTTAAACAAGCGGTTCAAGTATGCTGCTATTGGCGTTTACGGCCATACAGATAGCACGGGCACCACGGAGCAAAACAGAAGCCTGGGTGCCAAAAGGGCGAATGCGGTAACCGACTGGCTGGTGAATAAAGGCGGCTTAGCCCGGGAAATGATCTCTGTACACTCGTTGGGCGAATCACAACCTATTGCAGAAAATGGTAGTGCCCGTGGCCGGCAGCAAAACAGGAGCGTGGAGATAGTAGCCTTCCCGCGAGATACCGTAAAGAATTAGCAAAGCAAACTTTAAATTTTTTAATTATGGCTTCTACAGATAACACCGATGACATTAGTAAGCTTACAGAGCTAAGCGATAGTGACTTTGAAATAGCTGACGGGCAACCTGATATTCAGGGATGGGACGTTCGGGATTCTGAAGGGAACAAATTAGGCGAGGTGGACGAATTGCTTTTTAATCCGGCTTCGCGCAAAGTACGTTACATTATTGTTCACATGGAAAATAACGATATTGGACTTGAGGATGGCCGTGTGCTGATGCCAATAGGCGTTGCAGAACTGGATGAACATAAAGACAATGTAATCATCCCCGATATTACAAAGGCGCAAATACTGTCTCTGCCGCTTTATGAGTACGGTCGTGATATCGACTCAGACACTGAAGCACAAATAAGAAATGTATTTGTCGCACCGGACGCTAATGTAATGGTGGGTACAGACTTTTATGACCATGACCATTTCAATCAAACCAAATTCTACGGCAAGCGACGCGAACCGGGAGCAGACACAGTAAGTAAGAGTTACCTGGATACACCACCAGAAGGGAACAACGAAACGGTATAAAATAGATGTGTACCAAAAATACTTTGGTACACATCTATTACTAGTTACGCGGGCGCTTTAGATTATAAGCTACCAGATAGTTAAGGCTATCAGCAGCTATGGTCTTTTTGTCCGGTGTGTTTTCGCTGGTACTAAGTGAGTTGCTCAAACGCGATTTAAGCTGGGTATATACCTCCAGTACCGCTTCCGGCAGCATTTTAGTTGCTATAGTAGGATAATAATTTTTTTGCAACCGCGATTTCTCCGTGTCTGACACCAGGCTAAGTTCCCATACATCATCCGCTTTAAAGCCATGTTCACGGGCAGTGTTCATTAGTTCGTATGAATAAAGGCGGGTTTCTGCCTCAACCGTTTTTTCGTTCATGATTATTTTTGTTTGGGATTAAGTGTAGCAGATACTGTTTCTTTACCAGACTGGTAGGAAGATACCTTTTTGTTAACCGTAACACTTTTTTCTTTTTTCTTCTCTCTGGAAGAACTTTTTTCCTTACTCATGATGTTGTACTTAGATAATTATACCTGCCGGTACAGGTGGACTGAGGATGCCGGACAATTTGTTAGAAGTATTTCTTTAAATATAACTTTAATTATTGATAGTTAGTGCGTTTAACTTATAAATTAAAGTAAAACTTTAAATAATGCCGTGAACCGGTAATTTATGCCTACCTTGCGCACTTATTAAAAATAGCATAATGCAAAAAGAAGGTACAGTAAAGTTTTTCAACGTCACTAAAGGCTTTGGATTCATTTCACAGAGTGACAACAGGAACGACGTTTTTGTTCATTCAACAGGTTTGATCGATACTATCCGTGAAAACGATAACGTAACGTTTGAAATAGAAGAAGGCAAAAAAGGCCCAAGCGCGGTAAATGTAAAATTGGTTTAAAATATCACATCATATTTAATCGTGAGCATCTGCCTACAGGCAGATGCTTTTTTATTCATTTAAATTTTAATCGGTACATGGCTAAATCCCAGGCAACATTCATGAAAAAACAGCTGGAAAAAAATCGGCAAAAAAAGAAACAAGACAAAGAAGAGCGTAAACAAGCGCGCAAAGACAACCCAGGTGCCACTGATTTAGAGAGCATGATGGCGTATGTTAATGAAGACGGAGAATTGGTATCTACACCACCTGAAAAAAAAGCGACTAACATTCCACCCGCTCAGGAATCCTAACAGCAGAAATGCTACCCTTTGTAACCAAGCGAGAAACCGGATTTGCTGGTGTATAATAATCTGTTTATAAAGGCTTTTATCTGTTCCAACATAGTTGAAGGTTTAGCTGGTGAATTAAGAATTGATTCATTTGGTTGATGGGGCGCAGGTGGTTTGCTATCTGCCTGCATCTCCTCCAATATGCTTTCACGTATATCAGGGTCACGGTTAACAATATCGTCCAGTTCAGTGAGATCGTTAAAAGTAGCCTTACCGTTGCGCTGCTTTTTTATCAGGATATCGAAGCGTTCCTGCCTGAAAGTCATTCTGATAAGTGGCCTGTTACTTTTCATTATACAACGATGATAGCAACATGCAACAAATTAGATGCCATCTAGTTAACTTATTGTATAACAAGATTTTGTTCGTTTTGAATGATGCTCTCTGTTACGAAACCATGCAACAATCGTGCGGTATCGAACAATAACTAACGGTCAAAGGTCATTCGCTTGCCAACTTTCTCGTCTACAAATTGGCCTTGCTCGTATACGAGGTTACCTGATACTACGGTATGCGTAACCGCAGAGTTAAATTTTTGCCCCTCAAAAGGCGACCAACCGCTTTTATAAAGAAGATTCTCTGGTGTCACCGTCCATGGCTTTGCAAGGTCAGCCAGCACCAGATCTGCCCAGTATCCTTCGCGAATAAAACCCCGCTGCTCTATCTGGAAGCAGGTAGCAACATTGTGGGCCATCTTCTCTGCTATTTGTTCAAGGGTTATTTTGCCTTGATGATAAAGTTCCAGCATGGTTACTAAGGCATGCTGGACAAGTGGCCCGCCACTTGGAGCCTGCAGGTAAGGCTGAGCTTTTTCCTCAATGGTGTGTGGTGCATGGTCTGTGGCAATAACGTCAATACGACCGTCAAGAACGGCAGCTAATATACCGTCCCGGTCGTCCTTAGTTTTAACTGCAGGGTTCCACTTTATCAGGTTGCCTTTTTCTGCGTAATCTGCATCGCTAAACCATAAGTGATGGATGCAAGCCTCTGCGGTAATGCGTTTCCGGGCTAACGGCAACTCATTGCTGAACAGATGCGTCTCACGTTCTGTAGAAATATGCAGGATGTGAAGACGGGTGTTGTGCTTCTTAGCCAGGTTTACAGCCATAGAAGAGGAGAGGTAACAAGCTTCAGCGCTTCGTATTTTAGGGTGCATTTTAGGTGTTAGGTTGTTGCCCAACAGCTGTTTGAAATCCTCGAGGTTACTCTTTATCGTTGCTTCGTCTTCGCAATGCGTTGCTATGAGCAGGGGCGACTGCGCGAAGACTTGCTCCAGGGTTGTTGGGTTATCAACCAGCATATTACCTGTTGAAGAGCCCATGAACACCTTTACACCACAAACGTTTTTAACGTCGGTTCGCAGAACCTCATCCAGGTTGTCGTTGCTCGCGCCCATAAAAAACGAATAGTTAGCCAGGGAGTTACGGGCTGCTATCTGGTATTTGTCTTCAAGCAGTTGCTGCGTTAAAGTATTAGGCACCGTGTTAGGCATCTCCATAAAGGAAGTTATGCCACCTGCAACAGCCGCTCTCGACTCTGTGTAAATGTCACCCTTATGTGTAAGTCCGGGTTCACGAAAATGCACCTGGTCATCTATACACCCTGGGAAAAGGTGCATTCCTTCCGCGTTTATTACCCTGTCAGCATTCGAACTGATCTCTTTATCTATACGA is a window of Mucilaginibacter terrenus DNA encoding:
- a CDS encoding M20/M25/M40 family metallo-hydrolase, which gives rise to MKTTNTLGRLTRGCITTLLVVPALLSAGTSLAQTKDPVVDAIVKEETDNSQLQPLAHQLLDGIGSRLVGSPGMAKAGEWALAKYKEFGITARQEKWGEWRGWERGISHIDMVSPRVRSLEGTQLAWSPNMKKPVTAECIILPEFADSVAFQKWLPAVKGKFVMISMLQPTGRPDYNWTEFGTKESFEKMKTDRAAQIDAWRKRIANTGLTSRTLPPALEKAGAAGIVTNNWSAGFGVDKIFSAYTKKIPTVDIALEDYGILYRLADGGEKPMIKIQAESTELGAVPTFNIIGEIKGTEKPNEYVMLSAHFDSWDGGQGATDNGTGTLTMMEAMRILKKVYPNPKRTILVGHWSSEEQGLNGSRAFVEDHPEIVANLQALFNQDNGTGRVVNIGGQGFLNSYDYISRWLTKVPANIREGITTTFPGSPGAGGSDFASFVAVGAPGFSLSSLGWSYGNYTWHTNRDTYDKLVFDDIKNNAILTAILVYQACEDPNKTSRDKAVMPINPRTGEQSKWPSQTKATRRGGLD
- a CDS encoding OmpA family protein, translating into MAQLDVQPKQRSPIWIWIVLAVVLLGVIFLLARGCNKSYQPTALKTTDVDSVGKNSTNNVDSAKTVATSQPDWESVDFDLARSSYNEVTDTAIAVRGNTKYTIYGLGENVLFAPNDSKLQGSADGRLQMIINSLNKRFKYAAIGVYGHTDSTGTTEQNRSLGAKRANAVTDWLVNKGGLAREMISVHSLGESQPIAENGSARGRQQNRSVEIVAFPRDTVKN
- a CDS encoding PRC-barrel domain-containing protein translates to MASTDNTDDISKLTELSDSDFEIADGQPDIQGWDVRDSEGNKLGEVDELLFNPASRKVRYIIVHMENNDIGLEDGRVLMPIGVAELDEHKDNVIIPDITKAQILSLPLYEYGRDIDSDTEAQIRNVFVAPDANVMVGTDFYDHDHFNQTKFYGKRREPGADTVSKSYLDTPPEGNNETV
- a CDS encoding cold-shock protein is translated as MQKEGTVKFFNVTKGFGFISQSDNRNDVFVHSTGLIDTIRENDNVTFEIEEGKKGPSAVNVKLV
- a CDS encoding dihydroorotase; amino-acid sequence: MGTILIKSATVVNEGKQIIADVLVKDGLINRIDKEISSNADRVINAEGMHLFPGCIDDQVHFREPGLTHKGDIYTESRAAVAGGITSFMEMPNTVPNTLTQQLLEDKYQIAARNSLANYSFFMGASNDNLDEVLRTDVKNVCGVKVFMGSSTGNMLVDNPTTLEQVFAQSPLLIATHCEDEATIKSNLEDFKQLLGNNLTPKMHPKIRSAEACYLSSSMAVNLAKKHNTRLHILHISTERETHLFSNELPLARKRITAEACIHHLWFSDADYAEKGNLIKWNPAVKTKDDRDGILAAVLDGRIDVIATDHAPHTIEEKAQPYLQAPSGGPLVQHALVTMLELYHQGKITLEQIAEKMAHNVATCFQIEQRGFIREGYWADLVLADLAKPWTVTPENLLYKSGWSPFEGQKFNSAVTHTVVSGNLVYEQGQFVDEKVGKRMTFDR